Proteins from a genomic interval of Thamnophis elegans isolate rThaEle1 chromosome 2, rThaEle1.pri, whole genome shotgun sequence:
- the LOC116503693 gene encoding olfactory receptor 1L4-like, producing the protein MEKNQENQTNFVGFILLGFSSSPEFQGLLFPVFLCMYLLCLLGNLVIILLIFSSASLLHAPMYFFLCHLSLADLGLSSTIVPQMLQNLLSCTNTISFSGCLTQVYFFVSFCAADNFLLASMAFDRYVAICRPLHYATIMSYRFCIQLAAVCWLLAYAHSLLYVLSMCNFKFCASRKIPHFFCDLHPLLKLSCSDTSSVEMLLVSEGTAILLGPLLLIIFSYLFIAFKVLKIPPGHRKYKAFSTCLSHLTTVALFYGTLLGIYIRPSSTYAGSTLKIASILYTVVTPMLNPFIYSLRNRTMHEAMKRILRGWFQKN; encoded by the coding sequence ATGGAAAAGAATCAGGAGAACCAAACCAACTTTGTTGGATTCATCCTCCTGGGTTTTTCTTCCTCTCCGGAGTTTCAAGGACtactttttcctgttttcctctgTATGTACCTGCTTTGTTTGCTAGGGAACCTCGTGATAATCTTGCTGATCTTCTCCAGTGCTAGCCTCCTCCATGCTCCCATGTATTTCTTCCTCTGTCACTTGTCATTGGCTGATCTTGGACTGAGCTCCACCATTGTACCTCAAATGCTGCAGAACCTGCTCTCCTGCACAAACACCATATCCTTTAGTGGTTGCCTGACACAGGTGTATTTCTTTGTGAGCTTCTGTGCTGCGGATAATTTTCTCCTGGCCTCCATGGCATTCGACCGCTACGTAGCCATTTGCCGTCCATTGCATTATGCGACAATCATGAGCTACAGATTCTGCATACAACTGGCTGCTGTATGTTGGCTCCTGGCTTATGCCCACTCCCTTCTGTACGTCCTTTCCATGTGTAATTTTAAGTTTTGTGCTTCCCGAAAGATTCCCCATTTCTTCTGTGACCTCCATCCTTTACTGAAGCTCTCCTGCTCTGACACCTCATCGGTTGAAATGCTGCTTGTCAGTGAAGGCACTGCTATTCTTCTCGGACCCCTTTTGCTGATCATTTTTTCCTACCTTTTCATTGCGTTCAAAGTTTTGAAAATACCACCAGGCCACAGGAAATACAAGGCCTTCTCCACCTGCCTCTCCCATCTCACCACCGTTGCTCTGTTTTATGGGACTCTGTTGGGCATCTATATCCGCCCGTCCTCCACTTATGCTGGGTCAACATTGAAAATCGCATCAATTTTGTACACTGTGGTGACTCCCATGCTCAACCCTTTCATATACAGCCTGAGGAACCGTACAATGCATGAGGCAATGAAAAGAATATTAAGAGGCTGGTTTCAGAAGAACTGA